The Myxosarcina sp. GI1 genome has a segment encoding these proteins:
- a CDS encoding phytase, whose amino-acid sequence MTNSNNIRFATFNVSLNRNEAGELIADLSSPDNQQAKNVAEIIQRQNPDVVLLNEFDYDPEGEGIELFQDNYLSVSQNGVAPVEYPYVYLAPSNTGIPSGLDFNNDGTVDGADDAYGFGFYPGQYGMVLLSKYPIDNDNVRTFQNFLWKDMPGALLPNDPSTPKPNDYYSEEELEVFRLSSKSHWDIPIEINGETVHILASHPTPPVFDGEEDRNGKRNHDEIRFWADYITPGENGYIYDDEGNYGGLPTGESFVIAGDQNADPFDGDSTDNAILQLLDNPLVNTTTTPVSQGGVAASKRQNQVNDTHQGNPAYDTADFNDESSGNLRADYVLLSQDLEINEAKVFWPVKDDPLFELVGDYDPNSEIPNGFPSSDHRLVYADVKVSSEDKDINRQNVTNLDFLGEVTFPTGFSFAETEVGGISGLTYNAANDTYYALSDDRSTINDARFYDLAIALDDGSLDEGDVEFEDVTTLLNTGDSPFSASSLDPEGIAATSKGTLYISSEGDADNLVDPFIGEFSLDGEIFNELPIPDKFLPTADGSSGIRNNLAFESLTITPDERYLFTATENALNQDGETVSLEAGSPVRILQYDLKTGEEIGEFLYETDPIPVPPEPADDFADNGLVELLAIDNTGTFLALERSFAAGVGNNIRLYQVNLQGATDISSVDGLLNDGETTDIDAVAKKKLLLDFSELGITLDNSEAVSFGETLPDGRQSLIVASDNNFSEEQKTQFLAFAIDTETIPSITATAETPDEIRYDLDEPEPEEGSDSDDPAIYIHPKDPENSFVITAMKNGGLRVYDLEGQELQSITPENIRYNNVDLAYGVEVQTQFVGETVTVDLAIASDRANDTLAIFAIDPETKQLTKYDEGFEFPESIFGVDDGEATAYGLATYKGLVDGKTYAFVSQADGNKIAQLEITPTFGAADEPVVNAKVVRTIEVPVPEGETAEDAQVEGMVVDRETGDLYVGQEGYGIWKYSAEPNGSNEGKIVDTVDDIREDSSLTADVEGLSIYYGEDGNGYLLASSQGDSTFAIYDRAGSNSYLGSFAIEDSKTIDGVEESDGADITNVPLGDKYPAGLLVVQDGSNEPAAVFPDPEDGEIQNFNTNFKYVSLVDFADIFPNLPTYNPDSFDPRQPEARTLINGVASGDTTKDSTVLWTRSNVLGNVTFEYATDPDFNNIIGTETAEVTDTLLPVKVNIANLNPDTDYYYRVTDAAGDIETGTFATSAAVGTKTGLHFGVSGDWRGELKPYPVIRNADNKGLEFFVEHGDTIYADVASDAVKNPDGTRKEQARTIDEYRAKHSEVYANRLGSNFWDNLRSSTSILATIDDHEVTNDFAGGATASSDDRFAATKGLINDTQLFENGLQAFQEYNPLQDKFYGETGDEVTAEERQLYRYNTYGSDAATFVLDTRSFRDAELTPPEDITNPAEIGRVLTESQTLDRTLLGEQQLEDLKQDLKAADEAGVTWKFIMIPEPIQNLFPGINVDSYEGYLKERAELLSYIDENNIDNVVFVAADVHMTAVNNLTYQTKPFGEQTATNAFEVTTGAITYDPPTGEFLADLLTADNPELQATYDSLPVAPDLDNKPNDKDDFIKQAIDSQLLDPLGFDPIGLDNNLSQADGLIDAELLQGDYYAGHTYGWTEFDIDRETQQLRVTTYGVDAYSEEEILANPNAINSLVPQVVSEFVVNPAMSDI is encoded by the coding sequence ATGACTAATAGCAATAATATTCGCTTCGCTACTTTTAATGTCTCTTTGAATCGCAATGAAGCAGGAGAATTAATTGCAGATTTATCTAGTCCCGATAACCAACAGGCTAAAAATGTCGCTGAAATTATTCAACGGCAAAATCCCGATGTCGTTCTTTTAAACGAATTCGATTACGATCCTGAAGGAGAAGGGATCGAGTTATTTCAGGATAACTATCTTTCCGTCAGTCAGAACGGAGTCGCTCCAGTAGAGTATCCTTATGTTTATCTTGCCCCTTCAAACACAGGTATTCCTTCTGGTTTAGATTTTAATAATGATGGTACTGTCGATGGTGCCGATGATGCCTATGGATTTGGTTTCTATCCTGGGCAATATGGCATGGTTTTGTTGTCTAAATATCCTATAGATAATGACAATGTTCGTACTTTTCAGAATTTTCTCTGGAAAGATATGCCTGGGGCATTATTACCAAACGATCCGAGTACGCCAAAACCTAATGATTATTATTCTGAAGAGGAGTTAGAAGTTTTTCGACTATCTTCTAAAAGCCATTGGGATATTCCCATAGAGATAAACGGCGAAACAGTTCACATTTTAGCTAGTCATCCCACACCACCCGTATTCGACGGTGAAGAAGATCGTAACGGCAAACGCAACCACGATGAGATTAGGTTTTGGGCTGACTATATTACCCCAGGCGAAAACGGTTATATCTATGATGACGAGGGTAACTATGGCGGTTTGCCAACAGGAGAAAGCTTTGTTATTGCTGGCGATCAAAATGCCGATCCTTTTGATGGTGATAGTACCGACAACGCTATTCTACAACTGCTAGATAATCCTCTGGTAAATACTACCACCACTCCCGTTAGTCAAGGGGGAGTTGCAGCCTCTAAGCGTCAGAACCAAGTTAACGATACTCACCAAGGAAACCCCGCTTACGATACGGCAGACTTTAACGACGAGTCTTCTGGTAATCTGAGAGCAGACTATGTATTGCTTTCTCAGGATTTAGAAATTAACGAAGCAAAAGTTTTTTGGCCCGTTAAAGACGATCCTTTGTTTGAATTAGTAGGCGACTACGACCCCAATAGCGAAATTCCTAATGGCTTTCCTAGTTCCGATCATCGTTTGGTATATGCAGATGTTAAGGTTTCTTCAGAAGATAAAGATATTAATCGTCAGAATGTTACTAATCTCGATTTTCTTGGGGAAGTAACTTTTCCTACGGGGTTTAGTTTCGCCGAGACAGAAGTAGGCGGAATTTCGGGACTTACTTATAACGCTGCAAATGATACCTATTATGCCCTTTCAGATGACCGCAGCACGATTAATGATGCTCGTTTTTACGACTTGGCGATCGCTCTTGACGATGGTAGCCTCGATGAAGGAGATGTCGAGTTTGAAGATGTTACAACTTTACTAAATACTGGCGATAGTCCTTTCTCTGCCTCTAGTCTCGATCCTGAAGGTATTGCTGCTACTAGTAAGGGAACTTTATATATTTCTTCTGAAGGAGATGCGGATAACTTAGTCGATCCGTTTATCGGTGAATTTAGTCTCGACGGCGAGATATTTAACGAGTTGCCCATTCCCGATAAGTTTTTACCTACTGCTGATGGCAGTAGCGGCATTCGCAACAATCTAGCATTTGAAAGTTTAACTATTACACCAGACGAACGTTATTTATTTACGGCAACCGAAAATGCTTTAAATCAAGATGGCGAAACGGTATCTTTAGAAGCGGGAAGTCCTGTTAGGATTTTACAGTACGATTTAAAAACTGGAGAAGAAATAGGCGAATTTCTTTACGAAACCGATCCCATTCCCGTTCCTCCAGAACCAGCAGACGACTTCGCCGATAATGGTTTGGTGGAGTTATTAGCAATAGATAATACGGGGACGTTTTTAGCTTTAGAACGCTCTTTTGCTGCTGGCGTTGGTAATAATATTCGACTCTATCAAGTAAACTTACAGGGTGCGACGGACATTAGTAGCGTCGATGGTTTGCTAAATGATGGAGAAACTACAGATATCGACGCGGTAGCCAAAAAAAAATTATTACTCGACTTTAGCGAGTTGGGGATTACTTTGGATAATAGCGAAGCGGTTTCTTTTGGCGAAACCCTACCTGACGGCAGACAGTCATTAATTGTTGCTAGCGATAACAACTTTAGTGAGGAACAAAAAACGCAGTTTTTAGCTTTTGCGATCGATACCGAAACCATTCCCTCAATTACTGCTACTGCCGAAACTCCCGATGAAATTCGCTACGACCTCGACGAACCAGAACCCGAAGAAGGTTCTGACTCTGACGATCCTGCAATTTACATCCATCCCAAAGATCCCGAAAATAGTTTTGTTATTACTGCCATGAAAAACGGTGGTTTGCGGGTTTATGACTTAGAAGGACAAGAATTACAAAGCATTACCCCCGAAAACATTCGCTACAACAACGTCGATCTTGCCTACGGGGTTGAAGTACAAACTCAGTTTGTCGGCGAAACCGTTACTGTAGATTTAGCCATTGCCAGCGATCGCGCCAATGATACCCTAGCAATTTTTGCGATCGACCCAGAAACCAAACAGCTAACCAAATACGACGAGGGATTTGAATTTCCCGAATCTATTTTTGGCGTAGACGACGGCGAAGCAACCGCCTATGGTTTGGCTACCTACAAAGGTCTTGTAGATGGTAAAACCTATGCCTTTGTCTCTCAAGCAGACGGCAATAAAATCGCCCAACTAGAAATAACTCCAACTTTTGGTGCTGCCGACGAACCAGTAGTCAATGCTAAAGTAGTTCGTACCATCGAAGTCCCCGTACCTGAAGGAGAAACAGCAGAAGATGCACAGGTAGAAGGCATGGTGGTAGATAGAGAAACTGGCGATCTCTACGTCGGACAGGAAGGCTACGGCATCTGGAAATATTCCGCCGAACCCAATGGCAGTAACGAGGGAAAGATTGTCGATACGGTAGACGATATTCGCGAAGATTCTTCCCTAACTGCCGATGTTGAAGGATTGTCGATTTATTATGGCGAAGACGGCAACGGTTACTTGCTGGCTTCTAGTCAGGGAGACAGCACTTTTGCCATTTACGATCGCGCTGGAAGTAATTCTTATCTCGGTAGTTTTGCCATTGAAGACAGTAAGACGATCGATGGGGTAGAAGAATCCGATGGTGCGGATATTACTAATGTTCCTTTGGGCGATAAATATCCTGCGGGACTGTTAGTCGTACAAGACGGGTCAAACGAACCAGCAGCAGTATTTCCCGATCCCGAAGATGGCGAAATTCAAAACTTCAATACCAACTTTAAATACGTCAGTTTAGTCGATTTTGCCGATATATTCCCCAATTTACCTACATATAATCCCGACAGCTTCGATCCGCGCCAACCAGAAGCTAGAACTTTAATTAATGGCGTGGCTAGCGGCGACACCACCAAAGATTCCACTGTCTTGTGGACTCGCAGTAACGTTTTAGGAAATGTTACTTTTGAATACGCTACCGATCCTGACTTTAACAACATCATCGGTACGGAAACCGCAGAAGTTACCGATACTTTACTTCCCGTCAAAGTCAACATTGCAAACCTGAACCCAGACACAGATTATTACTACCGCGTTACCGATGCTGCTGGCGACATAGAAACTGGTACTTTTGCCACCTCAGCAGCAGTCGGCACTAAAACGGGTCTGCATTTTGGCGTGTCTGGTGACTGGCGCGGCGAACTCAAACCATATCCCGTAATTCGTAATGCCGACAATAAAGGTTTGGAATTTTTTGTCGAACACGGCGATACTATTTACGCCGATGTTGCTTCCGATGCAGTTAAAAATCCCGACGGTACGAGAAAAGAACAGGCACGAACTATTGATGAGTACCGCGCCAAACATAGCGAAGTTTACGCTAATCGCTTGGGTTCTAACTTCTGGGACAATTTGCGGAGTTCTACCTCTATCTTGGCAACTATCGACGACCACGAAGTAACTAACGATTTTGCTGGTGGTGCAACAGCTTCTAGCGACGATCGCTTTGCGGCAACTAAAGGCTTAATCAACGATACGCAACTATTTGAAAACGGTCTGCAAGCCTTCCAAGAATATAATCCCTTGCAGGATAAGTTTTACGGTGAGACAGGAGACGAAGTAACGGCAGAGGAACGGCAGCTCTATCGTTACAATACTTACGGCAGCGATGCGGCAACTTTTGTTCTCGATACTCGTTCTTTTCGCGATGCAGAATTGACCCCTCCAGAAGATATCACCAATCCAGCAGAAATCGGGCGAGTTCTTACCGAGTCCCAAACTCTAGACCGCACTTTGCTGGGAGAACAACAGCTAGAAGACCTCAAACAAGATCTAAAGGCAGCCGATGAAGCAGGAGTCACCTGGAAATTCATAATGATTCCCGAACCAATTCAGAACTTGTTCCCTGGTATCAACGTTGATAGTTATGAAGGTTATCTCAAAGAAAGGGCGGAACTTTTGAGCTATATCGACGAAAATAATATTGACAACGTGGTCTTTGTTGCCGCAGACGTTCACATGACGGCAGTAAATAACCTCACCTACCAAACCAAACCCTTCGGCGAACAGACCGCTACTAATGCTTTTGAAGTTACTACTGGCGCAATTACCTACGATCCACCTACAGGAGAATTTCTAGCCGATTTATTGACGGCTGATAACCCAGAACTTCAGGCAACTTACGATTCTCTCCCCGTCGCACCTGATTTAGATAACAAACCCAACGATAAGGACGATTTCATCAAACAGGCGATCGATTCACAGTTGCTAGATCCTCTAGGTTTCGATCCTATAGGCTTAGATAACAACCTGTCCCAAGCAGATGGTTTAATCGATGCCGAACTTTTACAGGGTGATTATTATGCAGGACATACCTACGGCTGGACTGAGTTTGATATCGATAGAGAAACTCAGCAACTGCGAGTAACAACTTATGGTGTAGATGCTTATTCTGAAGAGGAAATATTAGCCAACCCCAACGCGATAAATAGTCTCGTTCCCCAAGTGGTTAGCGAATTTGTCGTCAATCCCGCAATGTCAGATATTTAA
- a CDS encoding phosphonate degradation HD-domain oxygenase — MNYDLTEIIEILSTKGHEQYGTEAVSQLEHALQCATLAEKDNSSAELITSSLLHDFGHLVHNLGEDAATRGIDDRHEYRALSYLEKIFSPAVTEPIRMHVAAKRYLCATDFNYWASLSPASKTSLKLQGGIFSPEAAIKFRQQSFAEDAIKLRVWDDLAKVKNLTTPDLKHFMAIVETCC; from the coding sequence ATGAACTATGACCTAACCGAGATTATTGAAATTCTATCTACCAAAGGACACGAACAATATGGCACTGAAGCAGTAAGCCAACTCGAACACGCCTTACAATGCGCTACTCTAGCAGAAAAAGATAATTCTTCTGCCGAACTAATTACCTCCTCACTACTTCACGATTTCGGTCATTTAGTTCATAACTTGGGAGAAGATGCAGCAACCAGAGGTATAGACGATCGCCACGAATATCGCGCTTTGAGTTATCTTGAAAAGATATTTAGTCCTGCCGTAACCGAACCAATTAGAATGCACGTAGCAGCAAAAAGATATCTTTGTGCTACCGATTTTAATTACTGGGCGAGTTTATCACCAGCTTCTAAGACTAGCCTGAAATTACAAGGCGGTATTTTTTCACCAGAAGCAGCAATAAAGTTTAGACAACAATCTTTTGCCGAGGATGCAATTAAATTGAGAGTTTGGGACGATCTGGCTAAGGTAAAAAATTTGACTACACCCGATTTAAAGCATTTTATGGCGATTGTTGAAACTTGTTGTTAA
- a CDS encoding GNAT family N-acetyltransferase translates to MQNFDIRIATKDDLPTLNHLYADMDNKPLMSEEQITKIWQKIQQVPDYYIYLAYLEELAIGTFSLLFVPTMMHPVFHKSALLDAVTIVSSYRGRGYGKQMMREALKISAEAGCYKVTLSSNLKRDRTHKFYQSLGFKQHGWSFSYQLQSTDN, encoded by the coding sequence ATGCAAAATTTTGATATCCGTATTGCTACCAAAGACGATTTACCGACTCTCAATCATCTCTATGCAGATATGGATAACAAACCATTAATGAGCGAAGAACAAATAACAAAAATTTGGCAGAAAATACAGCAGGTTCCTGACTATTACATTTATCTTGCTTATCTAGAAGAATTGGCAATTGGTACTTTTAGTTTGTTGTTTGTACCGACAATGATGCATCCAGTTTTTCACAAATCGGCTCTTCTCGATGCCGTTACAATTGTTAGTAGTTATCGAGGAAGAGGTTACGGCAAACAAATGATGCGTGAGGCATTAAAAATTAGTGCCGAAGCTGGTTGCTACAAAGTTACCCTTTCTTCTAATCTGAAGCGCGATCGCACTCATAAATTTTATCAATCTTTAGGTTTTAAGCAACATGGCTGGAGTTTTAGTTATCAACTACAATCAACTGATAATTAA
- the phnK gene encoding phosphonate C-P lyase system protein PhnK, producing MKSLLNISQLTKNYGNVKACDRVTFDLYPGQVLGIVGESGSGKSTLLNCIGNSLEIDAGTVIYTNSKNEILNIKQLPESQHRKLTKTEWGFVQQNPRDGLRMNVTAGANIAERLLNVGIRHYGNIREEAKYWLEQVEIAPKRMDNFPYTFSGGMQQRLQLARVLVTKPRLIFMDEPTGGLDVSVQARLLDLLRSLVRNLDLSVILVTHDIGVVRLLAHRLLVMKNGQIVELGLTDRVLDDPQHAYTQQLVSATLIP from the coding sequence ATGAAGTCATTATTAAATATATCTCAACTAACTAAAAACTATGGCAATGTAAAAGCTTGCGATCGCGTTACTTTCGATCTTTATCCAGGGCAAGTATTGGGTATTGTTGGTGAGTCTGGATCGGGTAAATCTACTTTATTAAATTGTATTGGCAATAGTTTAGAGATAGATGCAGGAACAGTTATTTACACTAATAGTAAAAATGAGATTTTAAATATTAAACAATTACCAGAATCACAACACAGAAAATTAACTAAAACTGAATGGGGATTTGTGCAGCAAAATCCTCGCGATGGTTTGAGAATGAATGTTACCGCAGGGGCAAATATTGCCGAAAGGTTATTAAACGTGGGAATACGCCACTATGGAAATATCAGAGAGGAAGCTAAATATTGGCTAGAACAAGTAGAGATCGCACCGAAGAGAATGGATAACTTTCCTTATACTTTTTCTGGGGGAATGCAACAGCGTTTACAGTTAGCGAGAGTATTAGTTACCAAACCTCGGTTAATTTTTATGGACGAACCTACAGGAGGTTTGGATGTTTCGGTACAGGCAAGACTTTTAGATTTATTACGATCGCTCGTCAGAAATCTCGATCTTAGTGTTATTTTAGTAACTCACGATATCGGCGTTGTCAGGCTATTAGCACACCGTTTATTAGTAATGAAAAACGGACAAATAGTAGAGTTGGGTTTGACAGATCGAGTTTTAGACGATCCGCAACATGCTTATACACAACAATTAGTTAGTGCAACTTTAATACCATAA
- a CDS encoding lamin tail domain-containing protein, whose protein sequence is MASTDLFISEYIEGSSFNKALEIYNNTGNAIDLAAENYNLNFYFNGNTSASTVINLTGTVADGDVFVAADDGAVPAILNVTDQTSSSNFFNGNDAVVLSKDDTVIDSLGQIGFDPGSEWGSGDTSTANNTLRRKTSVVDGDTSPNNEFDPAVEWDGFPQDTFDGLGSYGDDGGGNGNGDPTLTPIYNIQGAAQTSPLAGKSVTTTGIVTAVDTNGFYLQDPSGDGELATSDALFVFTNSAPGVSVGDELQVSGTVSEFTPGGAASGNLSTTQISGSPTITTLSTGNTLPNAVIIGGERVPPTESIDDSPNSYDPAADGLDFFESLEAMRVTAQNAVAVSGTNGFDEIFTVVDNGAGATGLSDRGTLNISPDDFNPERVQIDEDEGIFDFDLPSVDVEAQLKDVTGVVGYSFGNFEIYPTEAFNAINSGIAPESTAVLGDADELTVATYNVLNLDPNDSDGDTDVADGRFSAIANDIVNNLNTPDIVGLQEVQDNDGSVNSNVTSASETLQLLVDEIAAAGGSQYEFIDNTFIVDDQSGGQPGGNIRTAFLYDPSRVDLVEGSVRPIGDQSSGSPFNGARLPLVADFEFNNQTVTVIDNHFSSKGGSSPILGVDQPFEELQEDPTVNGSLDERREQAQAVNDFVDGIFANDDDANIAVVGDLNEFEFISPLDILAGTTVSTNNGQDTMPGGEAVLTNLINNIPEDERYSFIFEGNSQELDHVLVSDSLLNDANIDIVHLNAEFAETEQSASDHDPVVASVVIAAPEPIVLEGGNGKDSLTGGAGNDKLSGGNGQDTLVGLAGDDLLEGGNGKDLLNGGLGDDTLIGGNGKDTFVIASGEGTDTIQDFGEDLIGLANGLSFNDLTFSGNSILSGKEVLANLEGVDTTALTATDFTTI, encoded by the coding sequence ATGGCTAGCACAGATTTATTTATTTCAGAATATATTGAGGGCAGTAGTTTTAATAAAGCACTCGAAATTTATAACAATACGGGCAATGCGATCGATTTAGCAGCAGAGAACTACAACCTTAACTTTTATTTTAACGGTAATACTTCTGCTAGTACTGTAATCAATCTGACAGGAACGGTAGCTGATGGCGATGTTTTTGTAGCAGCTGATGATGGTGCCGTTCCAGCTATCTTAAATGTAACCGACCAAACTAGCAGCAGCAATTTTTTCAACGGCAATGATGCTGTAGTTTTGAGTAAAGATGATACGGTTATCGATTCACTAGGTCAAATTGGATTCGATCCTGGTTCCGAATGGGGGAGTGGCGATACTTCTACGGCAAACAATACATTGCGGCGTAAGACTAGTGTTGTGGACGGAGATACCAGCCCTAATAATGAATTCGATCCTGCGGTTGAGTGGGATGGTTTTCCTCAAGATACTTTCGATGGGTTAGGTAGTTATGGTGACGATGGTGGCGGCAATGGTAATGGCGATCCGACCTTAACTCCTATTTATAATATTCAGGGAGCAGCTCAAACTTCACCCTTAGCAGGTAAATCTGTAACAACCACAGGTATTGTTACCGCAGTAGATACTAACGGATTTTATCTACAAGATCCTAGTGGCGATGGCGAACTTGCTACTTCCGACGCGCTTTTCGTCTTTACTAATTCCGCTCCTGGCGTAAGCGTAGGCGACGAACTACAGGTAAGCGGTACGGTAAGTGAATTTACTCCTGGCGGTGCTGCGTCTGGCAACCTTTCTACTACACAAATTTCTGGCAGTCCTACAATTACTACTCTTTCTACTGGCAATACGCTTCCCAATGCGGTAATTATTGGTGGCGAAAGAGTACCTCCTACAGAAAGTATTGACGACAGTCCAAATAGCTACGATCCTGCTGCTGACGGACTTGACTTCTTTGAATCCTTAGAAGCAATGCGCGTTACGGCACAGAATGCTGTAGCTGTTTCTGGTACCAATGGCTTTGACGAAATCTTTACCGTTGTCGATAATGGTGCTGGGGCAACAGGATTGAGCGATCGCGGTACTCTTAATATTAGTCCCGATGACTTTAACCCCGAACGAGTCCAAATTGACGAAGATGAAGGTATTTTCGATTTCGATCTTCCTAGCGTCGATGTAGAAGCGCAACTAAAAGACGTTACGGGAGTAGTCGGCTACAGCTTTGGTAATTTTGAAATCTATCCTACAGAAGCTTTTAATGCTATCAACTCTGGAATTGCACCCGAATCTACAGCAGTTTTAGGAGACGCAGACGAGCTAACTGTGGCTACCTATAACGTACTCAACCTCGATCCCAACGATAGCGATGGCGATACTGATGTAGCTGATGGTCGCTTTAGCGCGATCGCCAATGATATTGTTAATAATCTCAATACTCCCGATATTGTTGGCTTACAAGAAGTTCAAGATAATGATGGTTCGGTAAATAGTAATGTTACCTCTGCAAGCGAAACTTTGCAGTTATTAGTTGATGAAATTGCTGCTGCTGGCGGTTCTCAATACGAATTTATCGACAACACTTTTATCGTGGATGACCAAAGTGGCGGTCAGCCTGGGGGTAACATCCGCACTGCCTTTTTGTACGATCCCAGCCGAGTCGATTTAGTCGAAGGTTCGGTGCGTCCGATTGGCGACCAAAGTTCTGGTAGTCCTTTTAATGGAGCGCGTTTACCCTTAGTTGCCGACTTTGAGTTTAACAACCAAACCGTTACCGTCATTGATAACCACTTTTCTTCTAAAGGGGGCAGCAGTCCCATTTTAGGTGTAGACCAGCCTTTTGAAGAACTACAAGAAGATCCTACCGTCAATGGCAGTTTGGACGAACGTAGGGAACAGGCGCAAGCGGTTAATGATTTTGTCGATGGTATTTTTGCCAACGATGACGATGCTAATATAGCTGTTGTCGGCGACTTGAACGAGTTTGAGTTTATTTCTCCTCTCGACATTCTGGCTGGTACTACTGTTAGCACTAACAACGGACAGGATACTATGCCTGGTGGTGAAGCAGTTCTTACCAATCTCATCAATAATATTCCCGAAGACGAACGCTATAGCTTCATTTTTGAAGGCAATTCTCAAGAATTAGACCATGTTTTAGTAAGCGATAGTTTATTAAATGATGCCAATATAGATATTGTTCATCTCAATGCAGAATTTGCCGAAACCGAACAAAGTGCCAGCGATCACGATCCAGTAGTTGCTAGCGTAGTAATAGCAGCACCAGAACCTATAGTGCTAGAAGGCGGCAACGGTAAGGATAGTCTCACAGGTGGCGCGGGTAACGATAAATTGTCTGGCGGTAACGGACAAGATACCCTTGTCGGTTTAGCAGGAGATGACTTACTAGAAGGCGGCAATGGTAAAGATCTGCTCAATGGCGGTCTTGGTGATGACACTCTCATCGGTGGCAATGGAAAAGATACCTTTGTTATTGCTTCTGGAGAAGGTACGGATACTATCCAAGACTTCGGTGAAGATCTTATTGGTTTGGCAAACGGTTTGAGTTTCAACGATTTAACTTTCTCAGGCAACAGCATTCTCTCAGGTAAAGAAGTGTTGGCAAACTTAGAAGGTGTCGATACAACTGCCTTAACAGCAACGGATTTTACTACTATTTAG
- a CDS encoding alpha-D-ribose 1-methylphosphonate 5-triphosphate diphosphatase, with amino-acid sequence MKKFAIEGANILTPTGWLKNGTAVIKNGKFISIDKANSPKIPTIAAKGLLMLPGIVDIHGDAFERAIAPRPGVRFLLKMAIEENDRNLIAAGITTFFYSITDSYEPGLRSRDTAREIINFVLDKGKQSLKADSRIHIRHEQANTDNYSELCDWLKQGKIQLLSLNDHLPPAGDEYKLNRHLNSLRRRHKMTDVELQNLIQTALGNREKGLQQLEELVTLAHQHDIPLASHDDDTEAKVELSAKRRVSIAEFPATIELAAKSRDYGASVLMGAPNLIRGGSHVGWMSVEAAAKAGVIDCLCSDYHYPSLFHAPFKLSELGIMPLERAWKLVSAYPAKAAGIENSKGSNAAGCDADFLLIQPNNPYPSAIVSVYVAGKEVARYQ; translated from the coding sequence ATGAAAAAGTTTGCAATTGAAGGAGCAAATATTCTTACTCCTACAGGTTGGTTAAAAAATGGCACTGCGGTAATCAAAAACGGTAAGTTTATTTCTATAGATAAAGCTAATAGTCCTAAAATACCTACAATAGCTGCCAAAGGATTGCTAATGCTACCAGGGATAGTAGATATACACGGTGATGCCTTTGAAAGAGCGATCGCGCCCCGTCCTGGTGTGCGTTTTCTCCTTAAAATGGCTATAGAAGAAAATGACCGTAATTTAATCGCCGCAGGGATTACTACTTTTTTCTATTCGATTACCGACTCTTACGAACCGGGGTTACGCAGTCGCGATACTGCCAGAGAAATTATTAATTTCGTATTGGATAAAGGAAAGCAAAGTTTAAAAGCCGACAGCAGAATTCATATTCGTCACGAACAGGCTAATACAGATAACTATAGCGAACTGTGCGATTGGCTCAAACAAGGAAAAATTCAGCTTTTGTCTTTAAACGATCATCTTCCCCCAGCAGGAGACGAATATAAACTCAATCGTCATCTCAACAGTTTGCGCCGCAGACACAAGATGACAGATGTAGAGTTGCAGAATTTAATTCAAACTGCTTTAGGTAATAGAGAAAAAGGACTACAGCAACTTGAGGAGTTAGTTACTCTCGCTCATCAACACGATATACCTTTAGCTTCCCATGATGACGATACCGAAGCCAAAGTAGAGTTAAGTGCCAAACGCAGAGTATCTATTGCTGAATTTCCAGCTACTATCGAACTCGCCGCTAAATCTAGAGACTACGGTGCGTCGGTGCTGATGGGTGCGCCAAATCTAATTCGAGGTGGTTCTCATGTAGGCTGGATGAGTGTAGAAGCAGCAGCCAAAGCAGGCGTTATCGATTGTCTTTGTTCTGACTATCACTATCCTTCTCTATTTCACGCACCTTTTAAGTTATCAGAATTAGGCATTATGCCTTTAGAACGAGCTTGGAAACTGGTTTCGGCATATCCTGCAAAAGCTGCGGGAATTGAAAATAGTAAAGGTAGTAATGCTGCTGGCTGTGATGCAGATTTTCTATTAATTCAACCTAACAATCCTTATCCTAGCGCGATCGTGTCTGTTTATGTCGCAGGTAAAGAAGTCGCACGCTATCAATAA